One window from the genome of Enterobacter asburiae encodes:
- a CDS encoding nickel/cobalt efflux protein RcnA gives MTDFASLLQQGNAWLFVPSAILLGALHGLEPGHSKTMMAAFIVAIRGTLKQAVLLGLAATLSHTAVVWLVAMAGLWFGRGWDAHTSEPWFQLISGVLIVAIALWMAWRTWKESQPRDHHHDHDHHHDHDHDHHHDHHHHEHTLIDEEWQDAHQRAHAQDINRRFSGQNVTTGQIVMFGLTGGLIPCPASITVLLICLQLKHFALGATLVFSFSIGLALTLVASGAIAALSLKHATKRWPGFSEFSRKAPWISAALITVVGIYMSLHGLNGILG, from the coding sequence ATGACCGATTTTGCTTCACTCCTTCAGCAGGGCAATGCCTGGCTGTTTGTTCCCAGCGCTATCCTGCTCGGTGCGCTACATGGCCTGGAGCCGGGCCACTCAAAAACAATGATGGCCGCCTTTATTGTGGCCATCCGCGGCACGCTGAAACAGGCGGTACTGCTCGGCCTGGCGGCCACGCTCTCCCATACGGCAGTGGTCTGGCTCGTTGCCATGGCGGGACTGTGGTTTGGTCGGGGCTGGGATGCGCATACGTCCGAACCCTGGTTCCAGCTGATCTCCGGGGTGTTGATCGTTGCGATTGCCCTGTGGATGGCGTGGCGAACCTGGAAAGAGAGCCAGCCGCGCGATCATCATCACGACCATGATCACCACCATGACCATGACCATGACCACCATCATGATCATCATCACCACGAGCACACGCTGATTGACGAAGAGTGGCAGGACGCCCACCAGCGCGCGCACGCGCAGGATATTAACCGCCGCTTCAGCGGTCAAAACGTCACCACCGGACAGATCGTGATGTTTGGCCTGACCGGCGGGCTTATCCCCTGCCCGGCGTCCATCACCGTTCTGCTGATCTGCCTTCAGCTAAAGCATTTTGCCCTCGGCGCGACGCTGGTATTTAGCTTCAGCATCGGTCTGGCGTTAACGCTGGTCGCTTCCGGCGCGATTGCCGCCTTAAGCCTCAAACATGCGACAAAACGCTGGCCCGGGTTTAGCGAATTCTCCCGTAAAGCGCCGTGGATCTCCGCAGCGCTGATTACCGTAGTAGGAATTTATATGAGCCTGCATGGCCTGAACGGCATTCTGGGGTAA
- a CDS encoding metal/formaldehyde-sensitive transcriptional repressor translates to MSHTVRDKKMLLTRLKKIQGQSHALEKMLNSDHECAEVLQQLAAIRGAVNGMMMQVIEGHLTDHVVKEPEEAQREADLGVVLRVMKSYLK, encoded by the coding sequence ATGTCACATACCGTTCGCGACAAGAAAATGTTACTGACTCGCCTGAAGAAAATTCAGGGGCAGAGTCATGCTCTGGAAAAAATGCTCAACAGCGATCACGAATGCGCCGAGGTGTTACAGCAGCTGGCGGCGATCCGCGGGGCGGTCAATGGCATGATGATGCAGGTGATCGAAGGGCATTTAACCGATCATGTGGTGAAAGAGCCTGAAGAAGCGCAGCGTGAAGCCGATCTTGGCGTGGTACTGCGGGTGATGAAGTCCTATCTCAAGTGA
- a CDS encoding EAL domain-containing protein — translation MKTRHLVSLVTGVLIFSVLVPICLSIWLAHRQAEDKFVDALENYASRVLVRTDRVVDQAKEALDHLQAFEGVPCSPLQLREMRRVAFSWRYVQEVIYIDNLRPLCSSLEQTSHSAPFPPPMRITEDGYSAWLTTQNDLGFNRYMAVLGKGHYLVMVDPASLVDVIPFGEIAIDAALVGSTTHRIFASSNKLDSHIRDMIQEQGAGSVQYNGSMYVMKSVPELGFTVVAWATLKPLAETWHRQLLFWLPFGMLMSLLAALFVLRILRRIQSPRNRLLDAINSRDFVVHYQPIVALCSGKIVGAEALTRWPQPDGSSLSPDIFVPLAEQTGLISQLTQLVIEKVFEDMGHWLQRHPDQHISINLAPADLTSGILPPLLSQLLNKWQIHPRQIALELTERGFADPKISAPAIAAFRRSGHPVYIDDFGTGYSSLSYLQDLDVDTLKIDKSFVDALEYKNVTPHIIEIAKSLKLAMVAEGVETAGQLAWLHQHGVQYGQGWYYSKALPKAEFILWAENNLGTHAT, via the coding sequence ATGAAAACCCGACATCTGGTCAGTCTGGTGACTGGCGTACTTATCTTTTCCGTGCTGGTCCCCATTTGCCTGAGCATCTGGCTGGCCCATCGCCAGGCGGAAGATAAATTTGTCGATGCGCTGGAAAACTATGCCTCACGCGTGCTGGTACGAACCGACCGGGTTGTGGATCAGGCAAAGGAAGCGCTCGATCACCTGCAGGCCTTTGAGGGCGTGCCGTGTAGCCCTTTGCAATTAAGGGAGATGCGCCGGGTTGCTTTCTCATGGCGATATGTCCAGGAAGTGATTTATATCGATAACCTTCGCCCGCTCTGCTCCTCCCTGGAGCAAACCAGTCATTCGGCCCCTTTTCCCCCTCCGATGCGCATTACCGAAGATGGCTACAGCGCCTGGCTGACCACGCAGAACGATCTTGGGTTTAACCGCTACATGGCGGTGCTGGGGAAAGGCCACTACCTTGTGATGGTCGATCCTGCCTCGCTGGTGGACGTGATCCCTTTCGGCGAGATAGCGATTGATGCCGCCCTGGTAGGAAGCACAACGCACCGCATATTCGCCAGCAGCAATAAGCTCGATTCCCACATCCGCGACATGATTCAGGAACAGGGTGCCGGCAGCGTGCAGTACAACGGTTCAATGTACGTCATGAAGTCTGTACCTGAACTGGGGTTTACCGTCGTCGCATGGGCAACGCTTAAACCGCTGGCTGAAACCTGGCACCGGCAGCTGCTTTTCTGGTTACCGTTCGGCATGTTGATGAGCCTGCTTGCCGCGCTCTTTGTCCTGCGGATACTGCGCCGTATCCAGTCGCCGCGCAATCGCCTGCTTGACGCCATTAACAGCCGCGATTTTGTGGTTCACTATCAGCCCATCGTGGCGCTGTGCAGCGGAAAGATCGTGGGCGCCGAAGCGCTGACGCGCTGGCCCCAGCCGGACGGAAGCAGTCTGTCGCCTGATATCTTTGTTCCCCTTGCCGAGCAAACGGGGCTCATTTCGCAGCTGACGCAGCTCGTCATCGAAAAGGTGTTTGAAGATATGGGCCACTGGCTGCAGCGCCATCCGGATCAGCATATCTCCATCAACCTCGCGCCTGCTGATTTAACCTCCGGCATCCTGCCGCCGCTGCTGAGTCAGCTCCTGAATAAGTGGCAAATCCATCCCCGACAGATCGCCCTTGAGCTCACCGAGCGCGGCTTTGCCGACCCCAAAATAAGCGCACCGGCTATCGCGGCATTCCGTCGTTCGGGCCACCCTGTCTATATTGATGATTTTGGCACGGGCTATTCCAGCCTGAGCTATCTGCAGGATCTGGACGTCGACACGCTAAAAATCGACAAGTCGTTCGTGGATGCGCTGGAATATAAAAACGTGACGCCGCACATCATTGAAATAGCGAAGTCGCTGAAGCTGGCGATGGTGGCGGAGGGTGTCGAAACCGCAGGGCAGCTCGCCTGGCTTCACCAACACGGCGTGCAGTACGGGCAGGGGTGGTACTACAGCAAAGCGCTGCCAAAAGCGGAATTCATTCTCTGGGCAGAAAATAACCTCGGCACGCACGCTACTTGA